Genomic segment of Streptomyces sp. NBC_01210:
CTCGTCTGCTCGGTGCTCAAGCGCACAACGGAGTTCAACGCGGTTCCGGTGATGGGCGCGATCCACGGCGTGCTCTTCATCCTGTACGTGATCTTCTGGCTGGACGCCTGGAACCGCACCAAGTGGCACGCGAAGACCGCGGCCTTCTACTTCGTGCTCTCCGTGCTCCCCT
This window contains:
- a CDS encoding DUF3817 domain-containing protein, which encodes MDIKTASSLHRLRLVSAPEAVSFLLLLVCSVLKRTTEFNAVPVMGAIHGVLFILYVIFWLDAWNRTKWHAKTAAFYFVLSVLPFGGFFAERKLKRAAEDEVIASRARRESAVEA